TTGGCAACATACAGTGTAAAACCACTGGTATTGCTAGTGAAAGAAGCCATATTTCCCAAGTACCTCAAGCTCTACAATATCTGAAAAACCCATCACTAaaaagacatcactagcaccaagggGTACCGaagggagtgggggtgggggtggaagggcttccctgaaacggtgCTGGTTCTGGCCTTAGACTTAGTgattaaataaactctatgggtttatcacctcatttcggtatacatatgacttattatctggaaaagaatactgtgggggtaaaacatcactggcatcaaagggAGTGGgcgtgggaaggggatgacatattatgtaaaaataaccgaaaatgacataTATTTGTATCAACTCCAAAGTTTTCGAGgtcgccgagatgaatagtgacactcctgatgccctttaagtccaagttcagccccgacaggaagggGGGGcagtgagaaagggtgaaaaataaaatgtcaaaaatgacagatattaatgtctaatccatagtttttgaggttgccgAGATGAGTAGTGAccctcctgatgccctttaagtcaagttCACCTCGACAGGATTTGGGGGGTAAGAAGTCTGAGCATAGTTTGtatgaattactttttctttttttattattttatgtttgtgaatgtgtaagATTATttgattaatctttatttttcctgttttacttGCAGTCTGCTTGAGAGTGGTAGGGTAGAATGAACTCCCCTTCACCTTAATGACCACAGTGCTTGGACTGAAAGAACCTTGTTGAGGAACAGTGAAGGAAATGAGCCTCTATTTCCCTCCTGAATGTTTGCCCTGCTTCGCAGCAAGTATTCATGTACAAATTAGCAGTGTGAAATGATAGTCTGATTTATTCAAGTTCCCAGTATGAAATGACAACATAAGACAATATAAAGTGATTGTTGTAGAAGTATCCCAAGGACATTAGAAAAACACTGTGAGAGGAATCAGTGCATGAATCAGGCTAACAGGGAAAGCTGCATATAGAAttcaatagaaagaaaaacacatttgGTTCTCAAATAATCTTTGCTGGACAATCTCAAGTAGATTAAGGTTCTTTCAGTTATTGAGGGAAAACTataataagttaggttaaggaACTAAGGATAGGTTTTGATGAGctatagtattaagttaggctaagttagtaAAGGCTGAGTTAGGCAGAGCTAAGGTTGAAGGTCATAGACCCCTGTAATATTCTAAGGTTGAAGGTCATAGACCCCTGtaatattaagataataaatTAGGTTACGGAAAGTCAGAGTTTTATTtagtaacctctaaatttgtttCCAACATCCTGCTCCAATTGTGTAAAAGAAGAAAGCCCCTACAGGGTGAAATATAGAAAGtcaatataaaatgtcaaaaatgctgggcaatgtaattgaagcaactatcttgacaggaaagggagagagtgagagagaggggagaggagagtaagagagagagagagtgaggaggtgttgagagagagagattgagagtttattggttgtcattcagttttccagggCAGCGCTGGATTGGTAAGTTAGCATCATATAAGAATGTATTCTCCAGATATAATCAAATACAgcaacacactaatatatatcatGAACACATTAAACAAATGAATCAGTCGAACAGCAGGAACAGAGGGAAGAgtcacacatctctctctctctccctggccaaaagcaaagtgaatgcatACTGAATGGGTGACCGGGACTCCCACCCGTAGTCAGTAGTCAACTACATACTTAACCACCTTATTTAAAGTTAATTGGCCAGTCTTCAGCTGTGATGAAGcatattcctatgtaaagaccaatggttgtatattgtgtaggagcAACTAACTCTTTGTCCCATCACTAATAGCTTATAAAATCTGACTACGCAGTCTAGTGAAGTTCCTTAAAATTACCATAAAACTGATAAGCCATAGTGTTTCCTTAATAGTAATGATGAATTTGTGTGAAAGATTAGTGTAACCACAACGTACATTTTTTGCTCGTAATTCAGTCAAAATTCCATAGAAAACATAAGAATGAAGTAAATTTGATTAGTGACTATTTTCTATAATGCAATTAACCAGGTCTATGAATATTTTGTACAATAATGACCAAACAATGCTACATTTTGGTATTCAGAATTAATGTATTCACCCATTTTAACAGAAGCATAATTTTGTTCTATTATCTAGGTGTGCTGCATATTGataatagtacagtactgtaaagtattatactgtactggaaaaaatatcataaaatgttttaCAGATTCCTAAAAATCAACATGGTTTCTTAGCATATTTTCAGGTGCAGTTATCAGTGCTAAATAACATCCAACGTttcatataattatgattttatttcaatataaaaagtaattctcATGAGGACATAACCATGTCAGCAGTCACAGAAAACTTTAGTCCCTGTAAAGCAAAAATGGGACAACAGCATACAATAATAAACTTATCTGAATGAGTATGACACTTATGCTAAGGATAATTCACAAGCATATGAGAATACTACATTACTACTGAAAATCAATTCATCCTcaagatattaataaataaaaaaaaattgaaaggatatTTTACAcaatatctttaattttcaagGAAAGAAACATAATCAGCTAGTCTTCGAAGTTGTTCTTCAGACGGTGTAGGAGTATGGGGTGGTGGCACTCTTGGGCTAGGCAGAATCATATGTGTTGGTTCATCATAACCCCATCCAAATCCTTTGGCAGCCAATACAGCTTCTTCCACATTTGCGCCAAACAGCTGGGCAAAATCATCAGCACTTATTGATGTATATGCACGAGCAACTAAATCTATTGCTCTCTGCCGAACATTatctaaaaaaggaaaacagaggtgaagtacttgattttatttaaatgtaagaTCACCATCATTAACATTTCTAAGATAAACATTCCCCTTTAAGGggttaaatatgaaatgaattctctccattctctcttaCACAGTTTCTTCCtggattttaaatgtaataaacaaTATTCAATGCAGTACTTGTTATACTGTATGCACTATAAGTAAGGAAAGGTGTTCAAAAATATACATTCCAGTTAATCAATTTCACGGTTTCCTTGTATGAAAGTCTTCTTGTTATAAGCTAATCAAATTTTATGGTTGGGAATAACTTTCCATGATGACAAATCTCGATAAAAaacatttgttcctacacaaaatacaaatgcaggtctttacataaggaatatgcttcagcgcagctggaaatggccgttgaagtTTTAAACAAAGTGGTTGGATAGTTAACTACAGTCCGACTGGCGGGAGTCCCGCCCATCTGGACGGTcagcattcactttgcttttggccgcCATGCAATGAGGTGCTGTGTTCCTGCTCTCTGCCCTGCTTGCCGTTTCGCTTTGTTTTTTCCCAGTGAGATCCTTCTTTTGTTGTTTTGGATATACTTTcttgattgtgtttgtgtgtttgtgatattgAGATGAAAACCCATGAATCATCCATGCCCAAGCGGAAGGGCGGTGCCCACCTTGTATTCCCTGTTACCACTTCTAGACCATGTACGCATTACCGCTCCCCAATTGATGttgaccctcatgtcctctgCACTAGTTGCAGGGGGCATGACTGTAATCAAGACTCCATGTGTGCCGAGTGTTGGCTCTGGTTTCCtgtgcagtgggtgaagttttcACAGAGGAGGAAATACAAGAAGACTTCCAAGGCATTGTCTGGGGGTAATACGCCTCCAACAACACCGTTGGTTGCcaacccttcttcctctttccttcctcttgcAAAACTTTCCTGTCTTGCTGTCACTCTTTCGGGAGTGATCTCCCCTTCATCGTCCTCACTTGCTTTGTCAAGTGGAAGTTGGCGTTGGGGGGGTGGGTGATCAGGACAACCTCTGCTTGGTGGTCTCCGTTCGCTCAGAAGGGGAGATTTCCCCTTCAGAGCGAGAGGAGACTGCTGCCCCTAGTCTGACCTTTTCCTCTTCAGGAGAGACAGGAACTCTGGGAGACGTGGCTCTCTCTAGGCCTCTCGGGCATTCCATCTGTGCAGGGCCTTTTGTGTCACCTGAGATCTTCTCGAGCTCTGGTGATAGCCCCAGTGACTCATGCTACTGTAACTGCCACCACTACGACAGTTATGATGACAACTTTTGCTAAAACCACAACCAGTGTGACAACCCATGCTCCAACCCTGACTACTCTGGCTGTTGTTGATCATATGTCTCCGCATGTCCCTGCACAGGCTTACCAGACACTAACCCCTCCTTCTGCTGTGCCTGCTGCTGTGTCTGTTGCCACTGTGCCTGCTACTAGCCTGTTGCTGTACAGGCGCTCCTGAAGAACATGTCCCggaagaagaagtcgaagaagaggagtCACAAGGTGTCGTCATCGTCAtcttcatcgtcttcttctttgtcgtctgctgcctcttcaccttcttctGAAGCCcctcagaggaggaagaaggttaCTTCTCCCTCTCACCATGAAGAAGTACCGTCATGGGGCTTCCAAGGGGCTGCCTCGCTCCATGGGGGAGACAAGAgggatctctcattggctctCCCCGGTCTATGGACTCAGGGGCTGTTTCACGGGTCTCACCAATACCCTGCATTCGGGAGCTTCGAGTATGAGAGTTGCTCCAACCAGCGCACTCGAAGTGCCCACCTCTTCCCTGGTTTCTTCGGATGCTTGGGTAGAGGTAGCTACCATTGATTGATCTGTTTGTGATTCAGGAGCTTCAAGTGCTTGGACCTCCAAGCAGGACCGAGTCACTCCAGGCACTCGGGTTTCACCGAAACCTCGAGTTACCTCTGCCAGCACTAGGGAGTCTGCTCCAAGGTCTGGGACAGGCAATACTAGAGAGAGGAAGACTAAGCACGCAGGTGCTTCTTCATCCCCTGCCAGTGCTCGCTCGGGTACTCAGCCAGGGTCCTGTCCAAGTGTTTACGACTTGAGGGACAGAGCACCCAGAGAAGCTTTGAAGGGGTCCCCCACACAGTCTTCTTTCTGTCGAAGAAGACTGGAGCGCCTCGGGAGGACAGCCCGAGTTCACGACTGGGATTATGCGATTGCTCTCCCTTGGTCAGCCAGAATTTGCTTTTGCACGAATGGGTCTGCTCAGCTCACCCAGTGACAGCCTCCATATATGTTCATGCGAACCCACATGCTCCCCTCGGGACAGCACCCCCGCCACATCTGCATGCGCAAGGACCCTCTCCTAGACCTTATTCAGCCTTGCCACGATGGGCATGGGAGTCCCTAAGGCTTTCCTGATTATGGATGGCTTCAGCCTCCAACAAGACAGGAAAGAGTGCTTGATCCATCTTACCTattcccctcaacctcctggggttacaCCAGGAGGCGTGAGTCAGATAGGAAGGACTCCGGTTGGGATGCCTCATCCCAATGCAGCCCCATGGCGAAGGTTTATGTTCCAGGTTTGGTCCTAAGATCCACTCGGACATATGCCCATGTGGTCAAGAAGGGATCCAGGGgttctgccgaggttctccctcctgcagggagagtagaccAGGAGGACCATGCCCTTTAAGGACCTgggggtcctcttccccaggaatCAGACACAcacgagatacagaggacctttgcagagatcgGTGCACTGATACATCAGCACAATGATCTTGGGGAAGGGGCCATGGCCGCATCCATGGATCGTCCGTCATGCCTCGAAGCCTTTTGGAGACTGAAGAAGGAACCCAAGACTTTGGTGGGCTTGCCATGGTCCACACTTATCGAAGGGGTTTTAGAGCAGGTGAACACTGGTCTCTGGGCAAGAGAGCTTGCTTCGCTCCAACCGTTCACAtaagctgcttcctcctcctctgccttgacAGAAGGCAAACTTGATCCTGAAGAGGAGGGAGCTGTCCTTCATGGGCCCTGAGTTGGCACTGACCCTatggaatggaccgttgctgggttctgtctctctcttctctagagAGCAGGTAGACGGTGTGGTGGACAAACATCATGTAGAGGATAACGACCATCTTGTCCACCAGGTAGTGACAAAGACCTCCAGGGTCTTCGCGTGCCACTGAGGCCCAACCtttgggtcaggctagcacttcctcagcccctaagaaatCCAAGGCTTTGAgaaaacacccagccttcttcttcccctgCCAGGAAAAGTATGCAGCCGtgcacctttcaacccttcttcCAGTCTGGAAAAGAgccaagggaaagaagaagaggagaaaattgTTAAAGGTGCATTCCCCAAAAATGCTGTCGTTGGTGGGGGTGAATGTCGAGCCACTGGGCAACATAGAAGTGATACGGAGCCGAAACCTGGGTAGGAGATGTCCTCACCAACATTCGGTCTATCTCCGAACTTACATTCTGGCTCACCAAAGGACCTTGTCCTCCGGGGAAGAGGT
The nucleotide sequence above comes from Macrobrachium rosenbergii isolate ZJJX-2024 chromosome 1, ASM4041242v1, whole genome shotgun sequence. Encoded proteins:
- the LOC136841831 gene encoding COP9 signalosome complex subunit 8-like, with the translated sequence MPPATSAEDMRVNINWGAVMRTWSRSGNREYKCIQYNKYCIEYCLLHLKSRKKLYNVRQRAIDLVARAYTSISADDFAQLFGANVEEAVLAAKGFGWGYDEPTHMILPSPRVPPPHTPTPSEEQLRRLADYVSFLEN